One segment of Pseudoalteromonas rubra DNA contains the following:
- a CDS encoding glycosyl hydrolase family 28-related protein, giving the protein MNYKVSLIGLVLISSSAAALDADTISITDPRFGAIANDNRDDAAQIQAAIDYAVQNNKSIYIPAGTFNVSSTLDVTRVKGSHNSRVKLYGEKRNLSRLTTNANISLLKVAHNVEVHDLALVQTASFKQGTAIDIPFASYRSNFSKLDISGFDNGIYGKWVIWSRFEDLFIANVNYGIHLHGNGSDPAYWNIEPNGWFNNVNVFDNVYVEGSHTGIKLAAMGSNITNSTVQNSQVGVEIYGPAEHKTWNNQIDNFYAEGVKTVFKVKNSRTLDINGVFAQGGPSNARAYAVIDADNGGVITVNGMTGQDWWSHNVVLKNTKVKGHVPAIGGTASADSGSTYLPGKLTASISLPANSSWVALPPYMAIAGNSAYKVMISGIRDGYEPVLEEYAIFNWNGASKYAKVHHTSGVGRIKFKVDGGKIYAKLDYNGGGGLSSGKVTLERIH; this is encoded by the coding sequence ATGAACTACAAAGTTTCTTTGATCGGTCTTGTGCTGATCTCCTCCTCCGCAGCCGCACTGGACGCAGACACGATTTCAATTACTGACCCACGTTTTGGTGCCATTGCCAACGATAACCGTGATGACGCTGCACAAATTCAGGCAGCAATAGATTACGCAGTACAGAATAATAAAAGCATCTACATCCCTGCTGGTACTTTTAATGTTTCCAGCACACTGGACGTAACGCGTGTAAAGGGCTCGCACAACTCACGAGTTAAGTTGTATGGTGAGAAACGTAATCTCTCTCGACTGACTACCAATGCCAATATCAGCCTGCTGAAAGTAGCACACAATGTAGAAGTACATGATCTGGCTCTGGTGCAGACGGCAAGCTTTAAGCAAGGCACTGCAATTGATATCCCTTTTGCATCTTATCGTTCAAATTTTTCTAAACTGGATATTTCCGGGTTTGATAATGGTATTTACGGTAAATGGGTGATCTGGAGCCGCTTTGAAGACCTGTTTATTGCCAACGTCAATTACGGCATTCATTTACATGGCAATGGTAGTGATCCGGCGTACTGGAATATTGAACCAAACGGCTGGTTTAACAATGTCAACGTATTCGACAACGTGTATGTTGAAGGCTCACACACGGGTATCAAACTTGCCGCTATGGGCAGTAATATCACAAACTCTACCGTTCAGAATTCCCAGGTTGGTGTCGAGATCTATGGCCCAGCTGAACACAAAACCTGGAACAACCAGATCGATAATTTTTATGCTGAAGGCGTGAAAACCGTATTCAAGGTCAAAAATTCAAGAACATTGGATATTAACGGCGTGTTTGCTCAAGGGGGCCCAAGCAATGCGCGAGCATATGCCGTCATTGATGCTGATAACGGCGGTGTGATCACAGTCAACGGCATGACTGGCCAAGACTGGTGGAGTCATAATGTAGTGCTAAAAAACACCAAAGTGAAAGGCCATGTTCCAGCTATTGGTGGGACGGCAAGCGCAGACTCAGGTTCAACCTATTTGCCGGGTAAACTTACAGCCAGCATCAGCTTACCTGCAAATAGTAGCTGGGTTGCATTACCACCTTACATGGCGATTGCAGGCAACAGCGCTTATAAAGTGATGATCTCAGGTATTCGAGATGGTTATGAGCCGGTGCTGGAAGAGTACGCTATTTTCAATTGGAATGGCGCAAGTAAATACGCCAAAGTACATCACACCTCGGGAGTTGGCCGTATCAAATTCAAAGTCGATGGTGGCAAAATTTACGCTAAACTGGATTACAATGGCGGCGGAGGGTTGTCTAGCGGTAAGGTAACGTTAGAGCGCATCCATTAA
- a CDS encoding methyl-accepting chemotaxis protein: protein MKLSNKLYSAFGVLIVLMVMSSTLVWFKVATETARAQEVIGDDLPGMILYSRLLDTEHQLKSAALEYMNGDTSKKSVFNDVFAKYKEVHTELYRYESAKQADREKMAHILKSITTYHQRVNQDVFGRYDPDAYQRVKARVDRLESSTGEQLETLLDKLKEQEFNDALQSTDLQESLNDDLPGVRYYLELVDEAGDMIAAVISHTTGNTNAKADFDDDAASFEEYLNLLIPLEQKPNELQDIATIKRLYKAIRDEATVVFNSYDPTAFKQATATLSELDKKHIQDIAKILDVSAREEIDDATGALELLVEGLTSTSIVIIVITLIAAILGMVIAYLISNSIVSRLNQVLGVAERISAGDISDRDIDHKGQDEIDGLAEATNKMARSLNELLHSIAQVVDDVRTSSQDIAEANDQIASRSRSSADQSTQVATAIEEMSATVSEVASQSQVAASHADQARTLASGGGDTVGQTVSKIKTASQNVQKTAENVTHLGELSSQIGNVIGVIGSIAEQTNLLALNAAIEAARAGEQGRGFAVVADEVRTLAERTSKATEEVVSTVQSIQSQTEHAVSSMQNSVSQVDQSVSMAEAAGTQLDDIVQGASEIAAMIQAIATATEEQSVVASEMAKDISNIEQSSQSSLQDTQVAALSAQELNKQAEQLAQLVRKFRLRS from the coding sequence ATGAAACTCAGTAATAAACTCTACTCAGCCTTTGGTGTTCTTATAGTACTAATGGTCATGTCCAGTACGCTCGTGTGGTTTAAGGTAGCAACTGAAACAGCCCGTGCGCAGGAAGTGATAGGCGACGATCTGCCAGGTATGATCCTCTACAGCCGCTTACTGGATACCGAGCATCAGCTCAAAAGTGCAGCGCTCGAATATATGAATGGCGATACGAGTAAAAAATCCGTTTTTAATGACGTATTCGCGAAATATAAAGAAGTACACACAGAATTGTATCGTTACGAGTCTGCTAAGCAAGCAGATCGGGAAAAAATGGCCCATATCCTCAAAAGCATTACGACCTACCATCAGCGCGTGAATCAAGATGTTTTTGGCCGCTATGACCCTGATGCATACCAACGCGTTAAAGCACGTGTTGATCGCCTGGAATCCTCCACCGGAGAGCAGTTAGAAACTCTGTTAGATAAATTGAAAGAACAAGAGTTTAATGACGCATTGCAATCAACCGATTTGCAGGAGTCGCTCAATGATGACCTCCCTGGCGTTCGGTACTATCTGGAGCTGGTTGACGAAGCCGGAGATATGATAGCGGCAGTCATTTCTCATACCACCGGTAATACAAATGCAAAGGCAGACTTTGACGACGATGCAGCCAGCTTTGAAGAATACTTAAACCTCCTTATTCCACTGGAGCAAAAACCTAACGAGCTGCAGGACATCGCGACCATCAAGCGCTTATATAAAGCCATCCGGGATGAAGCAACAGTGGTGTTTAACAGTTATGATCCCACTGCATTTAAGCAGGCCACCGCAACACTCAGCGAACTGGACAAAAAGCACATTCAGGATATCGCAAAAATCCTCGATGTGTCTGCACGAGAGGAAATCGACGATGCAACCGGGGCATTGGAGCTGTTAGTTGAAGGCCTCACGTCAACGTCGATTGTCATCATTGTGATCACACTGATCGCCGCTATTTTGGGCATGGTCATTGCCTATCTGATCAGTAATTCAATTGTCTCCAGATTGAACCAGGTACTGGGCGTGGCAGAGCGGATCAGTGCCGGTGATATCTCCGACAGAGACATTGACCACAAAGGGCAGGACGAAATTGACGGGCTCGCTGAAGCCACCAATAAAATGGCCCGCTCTTTGAACGAACTGCTTCACTCTATTGCACAAGTCGTCGATGATGTTCGTACCTCCAGTCAGGATATTGCTGAGGCCAACGATCAAATCGCGTCTCGCAGCCGCTCTTCGGCAGATCAGTCAACTCAGGTTGCTACCGCCATTGAAGAGATGAGCGCCACCGTCTCTGAAGTTGCATCGCAAAGTCAGGTTGCTGCAAGCCATGCAGATCAGGCTCGTACTTTAGCATCTGGTGGTGGAGATACCGTCGGACAAACCGTCAGCAAGATAAAAACCGCCTCACAAAACGTACAGAAAACCGCTGAAAATGTGACTCATCTGGGTGAACTGAGTAGTCAAATTGGTAATGTAATTGGTGTCATTGGCAGCATTGCAGAGCAGACTAACTTGCTTGCATTAAACGCAGCCATTGAGGCAGCCCGTGCAGGTGAGCAGGGGCGCGGCTTTGCGGTAGTCGCCGACGAAGTCAGAACACTCGCAGAGCGGACCTCAAAAGCAACAGAAGAAGTCGTATCAACCGTACAGTCTATTCAGTCTCAGACAGAACATGCTGTCAGTTCAATGCAAAACAGTGTGTCTCAGGTTGATCAAAGTGTGTCTATGGCCGAGGCCGCAGGAACCCAGCTGGATGATATTGTGCAGGGTGCATCAGAAATTGCCGCTATGATCCAGGCTATTGCCACAGCTACTGAGGAGCAGTCTGTGGTTGCCAGCGAAATGGCCAAAGACATTTCAAATATCGAGCAATCCAGCCAAAGTTCTTTGCAAGATACCCAGGTTGCCGCCCTGTCCGCACAGGAACTCAATAAACAAGCAGAGCAACTGGCTCAGTTAGTGCGTAAGTTCAGGCTGAGAAGTTAG
- a CDS encoding cadherin-like domain-containing protein produces MIRIALSIFIISMCLLATPVLSAGLDFPTHMQFMLKNLRDNAQANTPPVITEDHITLDEDQGSVLDLLSNDLDPDQDPLRIVSVSAKYGQVTLMPDGQVKYEPPANFSGLDEITYLLYDGRSNPVRGLAKITVNSVNDAPVANDDAVTLIANTQAVINVLENDSDIDGNVLTITQVTAQYGTVQVKNGAIEYRPYTEYDGSDVINYTIQDAANASASAKVLVTVLKENKTAPVITGQKPLTMDEDTSFVLDINQINYLDADSLATDITFEVAGGQHYTLDGFTLTPAQHFNGELSVPVALFDGKHRSQEYQLKIVVNEVNDHPEAGQIIWESVKDEKFALYMRGMMHDPDFNYWPLGRDDPRLEQYTFIFSKNARREDHGGWTNAGGRFVQVPGARSDLYEYTPPANFVGRDYVFFFVYDEQGAPSGRGDIAIDIKNDKGAPVIIRHLDIATVREDTPFSLSVHDLYIRYKGSHSRNSELTLEVLDMPGFYSVDQATGQITIDPLYEEPILNVMVQVTDGTTTSNKHRVAVPLQAVNEAPQVSDLDISINGLPDGEIDFRTQLMVDPEANKTPGLLDRFSYQFVTATGSANNQTNYGQLVRVPGKPHGVFRYVPGTSFYGDTFAFWVTDEQGLQSNQGTVVIRAAKPAVPNKPVAQSNGSQVTVNWAEVGGASYYIVSKASYSTEVSVTEHRVTSNQFESADDENAYSQYQVKACNDAGCSEFSDWSLPSRTLVTTPVASLLRKNEIEVNWHSAPSVQFDVQIKYNDNAWTVPGRYVSTDNHISWSSLESGNRRYRVRGCDDNLTNCTEWSAESNTVNIPVWIHKVSGEGSTTTLEWGPVPGTSYYDISIKYNSDDWTVPGRFTAPGGNEASNNQLTWSNLDGGMRAYKIRSCVGEVGNAVCSDWSSPTGGYTTPEIPADTPALKVSSETLTFLDKAESIDWHFVSEPSQSFITTLFVLPPNALEMIALSSRERNQSGTYRYRFAQPGIYRFFAQACGLVAGVNVCSERWETEHRVEVINQRFTVEHTGTHLRWSKLTGVKQVVIESALCGLRCDVTSATWKPVETLTNGELSLAVTEPKGTAYRVKACFNDGSCTSWTIVRDKAEKLKAPKLYRAN; encoded by the coding sequence GTGATCAGAATAGCGCTCAGCATATTCATTATTAGTATGTGTCTGTTGGCAACGCCTGTGTTGTCCGCGGGACTGGACTTTCCCACACATATGCAATTTATGCTCAAAAATCTGCGAGATAATGCGCAGGCCAATACACCTCCTGTGATCACCGAAGACCATATTACACTTGATGAAGATCAGGGCTCGGTGCTGGATTTACTCAGTAATGATCTTGACCCGGATCAAGACCCGCTCAGGATAGTGTCTGTCTCAGCAAAGTATGGCCAGGTGACCCTGATGCCAGACGGTCAGGTAAAGTATGAGCCACCGGCCAACTTTTCCGGGCTGGATGAAATTACCTACCTGCTTTACGATGGTCGCTCGAATCCGGTGAGGGGCCTGGCAAAAATCACGGTAAACTCGGTGAATGATGCGCCCGTGGCCAACGACGATGCAGTGACCCTGATAGCCAATACTCAAGCCGTTATTAATGTACTAGAGAATGACAGTGACATTGATGGTAATGTGTTAACCATTACTCAGGTAACCGCACAGTATGGCACTGTGCAGGTCAAAAACGGAGCTATCGAATATCGGCCCTATACGGAATATGATGGTAGCGACGTGATCAACTACACCATTCAGGATGCCGCTAACGCCTCAGCCAGCGCTAAAGTTCTGGTGACTGTATTAAAAGAAAACAAAACGGCACCGGTGATCACCGGGCAAAAGCCGCTGACAATGGACGAAGACACCAGCTTTGTGCTTGATATCAATCAGATTAACTATCTTGATGCCGATTCACTTGCAACAGATATAACTTTTGAAGTAGCTGGTGGGCAGCACTATACGTTAGATGGGTTTACACTCACACCGGCACAGCACTTTAACGGGGAGCTAAGTGTTCCCGTTGCGCTATTTGATGGTAAGCATCGCTCACAAGAGTACCAACTTAAAATTGTGGTGAATGAAGTCAATGACCATCCCGAAGCCGGACAAATAATCTGGGAGTCGGTTAAAGACGAGAAGTTTGCCTTGTATATGCGCGGCATGATGCACGACCCGGACTTTAATTATTGGCCGCTGGGCAGAGATGACCCAAGACTTGAGCAATACACATTTATTTTCTCTAAAAATGCCCGCAGAGAAGACCATGGCGGCTGGACTAACGCCGGTGGTCGTTTTGTTCAGGTGCCCGGCGCTCGCAGTGATTTATATGAATACACACCGCCTGCCAACTTTGTCGGTCGCGATTACGTGTTTTTCTTTGTTTATGATGAACAAGGTGCACCATCCGGTCGTGGTGACATTGCCATTGATATTAAAAATGACAAAGGGGCACCTGTGATTATCCGTCACCTTGATATTGCGACGGTGAGAGAGGACACCCCATTTAGCCTGTCTGTGCATGACCTATATATTCGCTACAAAGGGTCACATAGCCGCAACAGCGAACTGACCCTGGAAGTGCTCGATATGCCGGGCTTTTATTCGGTTGATCAGGCAACGGGCCAGATCACCATAGATCCCTTGTATGAAGAACCGATACTGAATGTGATGGTGCAAGTCACCGACGGCACGACCACATCTAACAAACACAGAGTAGCGGTGCCGCTGCAAGCCGTCAACGAAGCTCCGCAGGTATCCGATCTGGATATCAGTATTAACGGCTTACCAGACGGCGAGATTGATTTCAGAACCCAGCTGATGGTTGACCCTGAGGCGAATAAAACCCCAGGTTTGTTAGACAGGTTTAGCTATCAGTTTGTGACCGCGACAGGCAGTGCAAACAATCAAACCAATTATGGCCAGTTGGTCAGAGTACCGGGCAAACCGCATGGTGTGTTCCGTTACGTTCCGGGCACCTCATTTTATGGTGACACTTTTGCGTTTTGGGTAACAGACGAGCAAGGTCTGCAATCGAATCAGGGCACGGTTGTGATCCGTGCTGCAAAGCCTGCAGTGCCCAACAAGCCGGTTGCGCAAAGTAACGGCAGTCAAGTCACGGTGAACTGGGCTGAGGTAGGTGGTGCGTCTTACTATATCGTCAGTAAAGCAAGCTACAGCACTGAAGTATCAGTCACTGAGCACCGGGTTACGAGTAACCAGTTTGAGTCTGCAGATGATGAAAACGCGTATTCCCAGTATCAGGTTAAAGCGTGCAATGATGCCGGGTGTTCGGAGTTTTCTGACTGGTCTTTGCCATCCAGAACTTTGGTTACCACGCCGGTTGCCTCTTTGCTTCGCAAGAATGAAATCGAAGTAAACTGGCACAGTGCACCATCGGTCCAGTTTGATGTGCAAATTAAATACAATGATAACGCGTGGACTGTGCCGGGGCGCTATGTCAGCACTGACAATCACATATCCTGGTCGAGTCTGGAGTCAGGCAACAGGCGTTACCGGGTACGTGGTTGCGATGATAATCTGACCAACTGTACAGAATGGTCAGCCGAGTCAAACACGGTGAATATTCCAGTCTGGATCCACAAAGTGAGTGGAGAGGGCAGTACGACCACGCTCGAATGGGGTCCGGTGCCGGGCACCAGTTATTACGACATTTCCATTAAATACAACAGCGATGATTGGACGGTACCCGGGCGCTTTACTGCGCCAGGTGGTAATGAGGCGAGTAATAATCAACTAACCTGGAGCAATCTGGATGGGGGCATGCGCGCTTATAAAATTCGTTCTTGTGTTGGAGAAGTGGGCAATGCGGTCTGCTCTGACTGGTCATCACCGACAGGGGGTTATACAACACCTGAAATACCCGCAGATACGCCCGCGCTCAAGGTATCATCTGAGACGCTTACATTCCTGGATAAAGCTGAAAGCATCGACTGGCACTTTGTCAGTGAGCCGAGTCAGAGCTTTATCACAACCTTGTTTGTTTTACCTCCAAATGCACTTGAGATGATTGCGTTGAGTAGTCGTGAGCGAAATCAATCGGGCACTTACAGGTATCGTTTTGCGCAGCCAGGCATTTACCGCTTCTTCGCGCAGGCATGTGGTCTGGTTGCGGGTGTGAATGTGTGTAGCGAACGCTGGGAGACCGAGCACAGGGTAGAAGTAATTAATCAGCGCTTTACTGTTGAACATACTGGCACGCACCTGAGGTGGTCGAAGTTAACGGGCGTAAAACAGGTTGTGATTGAAAGCGCACTCTGTGGCCTCAGATGTGATGTGACATCAGCAACCTGGAAGCCTGTGGAGACGCTGACCAATGGTGAACTGAGTCTGGCAGTGACAGAGCCGAAAGGGACCGCATATCGTGTTAAAGCGTGCTTCAATGATGGTTCCTGTACGTCCTGGACGATTGTCAGAGACAAAGCTGAGAAGCTCAAGGCGCCTAAACTTTACAGAGCGAATTGA
- a CDS encoding fibronectin type III domain-containing protein: MSRYFKYRSMMSCAGLILASGPVLAVSLQMPSLVEYVLNDDPPYQNGSLWLPPVSQSDTVRLGWQIDAQAERFVLQQSNNGGVSWQTVYEGTEQDIELGGYTNGVYYFRVQACASGACTGYVKSASLKVAIPEAGPQSVVATKQGEEVNVAWQPRSSAPATQYRVYESLNGEEYQMVSATVQPRIQLQQAKVATTRYKVKACTDGLTCSRFSPASNEVGGLPAPENLSAVDKGAQGVQLSWQSVGTDTQDVYYQIDFSLNYSNWVVLANSTEPSYLMQPVPEGKIKFRVRACDKTSCYEVSQATNQISRFSSQACLDSTKGLNVFATNDGYYLRRQLAYTSSKILPGKVLIPYASQSHNSAAYWFVSKNSRDQWQLSNSDHQQFNNAKKQQSNMLVTCHLDPRSQRPTLQLKTVGSTQSIDLQADLLKGEDNSEQYFFFPSVVHIGQAADIRWQIPQGTECRYGELLFVGRGAGEFVAVKARNEGIEFICSSQGSAWPYLVPVNVRKLGAPKFVSPVRN; this comes from the coding sequence ATGTCTAGGTATTTTAAATACCGGTCAATGATGTCTTGTGCCGGTCTGATTCTGGCCTCAGGGCCTGTGCTGGCTGTGAGTTTGCAGATGCCCAGCCTGGTGGAGTACGTGCTAAATGACGACCCGCCATATCAGAATGGCAGTCTCTGGCTACCGCCTGTCAGTCAAAGCGACACGGTCCGGCTTGGCTGGCAGATAGATGCTCAGGCTGAGCGCTTTGTATTACAGCAAAGTAATAATGGCGGCGTTAGCTGGCAAACTGTCTATGAGGGCACTGAGCAGGATATAGAGCTGGGTGGTTACACCAATGGGGTTTATTACTTCAGGGTACAGGCATGTGCGTCAGGTGCCTGTACTGGCTACGTAAAATCTGCGTCGCTCAAAGTCGCAATCCCAGAGGCCGGTCCGCAAAGCGTAGTGGCCACTAAGCAAGGAGAAGAGGTCAACGTAGCCTGGCAACCAAGAAGTAGTGCACCAGCAACACAATATCGGGTATATGAGAGCTTAAATGGTGAGGAATACCAGATGGTGAGTGCCACTGTGCAGCCGAGGATCCAGCTTCAGCAGGCAAAAGTGGCAACGACCCGATATAAGGTAAAAGCATGTACTGATGGGCTTACCTGTAGTCGGTTTTCACCTGCTTCCAATGAGGTCGGTGGGCTGCCTGCACCAGAAAATTTGAGTGCAGTAGATAAGGGCGCACAGGGCGTGCAACTAAGCTGGCAAAGTGTGGGCACTGATACACAGGATGTGTATTATCAAATTGATTTTAGCCTCAACTATTCAAACTGGGTGGTGCTTGCCAATAGCACAGAACCGAGCTATTTGATGCAGCCGGTTCCTGAAGGAAAGATCAAATTTCGGGTAAGGGCGTGTGATAAGACAAGCTGTTATGAAGTGTCTCAGGCGACCAATCAGATCTCCCGTTTTAGTTCACAGGCTTGTCTGGACAGTACCAAAGGACTGAATGTTTTTGCTACGAATGATGGCTACTATCTGCGCCGTCAATTGGCCTATACCAGTAGTAAAATTCTGCCAGGTAAAGTGCTCATTCCGTATGCCAGTCAGTCACATAACTCAGCGGCATATTGGTTTGTGAGTAAGAATAGCCGCGATCAGTGGCAGCTGAGTAACTCAGATCATCAGCAATTTAATAACGCGAAAAAGCAGCAGAGTAATATGCTGGTGACTTGTCACTTGGATCCGCGTTCTCAGCGACCAACTTTACAGCTAAAAACCGTAGGTTCGACACAGAGTATTGATTTGCAGGCTGATCTACTGAAGGGAGAGGATAATTCAGAGCAATATTTCTTTTTCCCATCGGTCGTTCACATTGGCCAGGCTGCTGATATCCGCTGGCAGATCCCACAAGGCACGGAGTGTCGATATGGAGAGTTACTTTTTGTTGGACGCGGTGCGGGTGAATTTGTTGCGGTTAAAGCACGCAATGAAGGGATTGAGTTCATTTGTAGCAGCCAGGGAAGTGCATGGCCCTATCTGGTGCCTGTGAATGTAAGGAAACTTGGGGCCCCTAAATTTGTTAGTCCTGTCAGAAATTAA
- a CDS encoding hotdog fold domain-containing protein: protein MATPLLKTYKKFKWLPFGNWLFSKAVCKRAPYFGTIKPKITHLSEGRITAQMPNRKAVHNHIGTVHAIAQCNLAELCAGVVTDASIPYKTHRWIPKGMTVQYLKKAETDLRAEATISLPRQWQDKEELIVPVEVFNSEGVKVFHADVTMYISAKK from the coding sequence ATGGCAACACCCTTATTAAAAACCTACAAGAAGTTTAAATGGTTGCCCTTTGGCAACTGGCTATTCAGCAAGGCGGTCTGCAAACGAGCGCCTTATTTTGGCACCATCAAGCCTAAGATTACTCACCTCAGTGAAGGACGGATCACGGCGCAGATGCCTAACCGAAAGGCGGTCCACAATCACATTGGTACAGTCCATGCGATTGCGCAGTGTAACCTTGCAGAGTTATGTGCTGGTGTGGTGACTGATGCCAGCATTCCGTACAAAACACATCGCTGGATCCCTAAAGGGATGACGGTGCAATACCTGAAAAAAGCCGAAACAGACCTGCGTGCAGAAGCGACGATTTCGCTACCACGCCAATGGCAGGATAAAGAGGAGCTAATCGTTCCGGTTGAGGTATTCAATAGTGAAGGGGTTAAGGTTTTTCATGCCGATGTCACTATGTATATTTCGGCGAAAAAGTAA
- a CDS encoding outer membrane beta-barrel protein has translation MNKHILGLLLATASLSSQATELSKSYLEVGYGETSLDGAPNSVDPQGFIIAGSYEFANGIFMGLKIDQHSDSLAFFDKLLDDDYDVDETTFNLGYILRSTDNGRLAVGAQVGEFEVSTNRSNSVVDTRRIYGEYEHSFGKRVDGFAQLGYEMMDFPSPIENENGVYLNAGIRFSFTDHSSVILEYTNGVDYTQSEVKYRYTF, from the coding sequence GTGAACAAGCATATACTAGGCCTGCTACTGGCAACGGCATCTTTGAGTTCTCAGGCTACAGAGCTGAGCAAAAGCTACCTGGAAGTAGGTTATGGTGAGACCAGCCTGGATGGCGCACCGAATTCAGTTGATCCTCAGGGGTTTATCATTGCTGGTAGTTATGAATTTGCCAACGGTATCTTTATGGGACTCAAAATCGATCAGCATTCAGACAGTCTGGCATTCTTCGACAAGCTTTTAGATGACGACTATGACGTTGACGAAACGACATTTAATCTGGGCTACATTCTGCGTTCAACGGACAATGGACGCCTGGCAGTTGGCGCTCAGGTTGGTGAGTTTGAAGTATCCACTAATCGCTCTAACTCAGTTGTAGATACCCGCCGTATTTATGGTGAGTACGAGCATTCATTCGGCAAGCGCGTGGATGGATTTGCTCAGCTCGGGTATGAAATGATGGACTTTCCAAGCCCCATTGAAAACGAAAACGGCGTCTATTTAAATGCAGGTATTCGTTTTAGCTTCACTGACCATTCAAGTGTTATCCTTGAGTACACCAATGGTGTGGATTACACCCAATCAGAAGTGAAGTACCGCTACACTTTCTGA
- a CDS encoding bactofilin family protein, which produces MFNKKKTSLPFSLISPDTEITGNIHCDGEIQIDGKVVGDLNVTQLIIGDSGIVEGNITAKQVQVRGQVQGGIRADSVTLEPSARVTGDIEHDTLTIQAGAHIQGQLNHRVESSNVTPLDKASEV; this is translated from the coding sequence GTGTTCAATAAAAAGAAAACTTCACTTCCTTTCTCGCTTATTTCTCCCGACACCGAAATCACAGGTAACATTCATTGCGATGGCGAAATCCAGATAGATGGTAAAGTCGTTGGCGATCTTAATGTCACCCAGCTCATTATTGGTGACTCAGGTATCGTCGAAGGTAATATTACTGCCAAGCAAGTGCAGGTGCGCGGTCAGGTACAAGGCGGTATACGTGCAGACAGTGTGACCCTGGAGCCCAGTGCCAGAGTCACGGGTGATATCGAACATGACACGCTGACAATTCAGGCCGGTGCGCATATTCAGGGTCAGCTGAATCATCGTGTTGAATCTTCTAACGTCACACCACTGGATAAAGCCAGCGAAGTGTGA
- a CDS encoding M23 family metallopeptidase, which translates to MFRYIKRLITSLFQPKQLMLRQNGQVSLMVVPGWLQFIALALVCSALSWLVISTSAFFKQQDTVNALQSELRAKAQSWEQEKQQLSAKLAQQHTQLATLNEQHTVLSEIVSALPTSITEQTDSPTSLPDSTPQAETQPAISDLGDSHEFEEQSTELNDAQAALLTTLQAVISARHNQLMAGFNEAGLTLSTESNSAQGGPYHQVDATLLNDSYTQLIDDSVQLNQLENLLHSTPKMMPVAHDKYYISSAFGFRKDPITGRRAYHKGVDMAGWHKTQIIAPADGVVKKAGKNGGYGKFIEIQHANGIVTRYGHLHTIKVKKGQTVKQSDVIALMGSTGRSTSTHLHYEVLQDKKHINPVKLARVLKRVQ; encoded by the coding sequence ATGTTTCGCTATATCAAACGCCTGATCACATCACTATTTCAACCTAAACAACTAATGCTGCGCCAGAACGGTCAGGTTAGTCTGATGGTTGTGCCCGGCTGGTTGCAATTTATCGCACTAGCGCTGGTTTGTAGTGCTCTTAGCTGGTTAGTTATCAGTACATCAGCGTTTTTTAAGCAGCAAGATACAGTCAATGCCTTACAATCTGAACTTAGAGCCAAAGCGCAAAGCTGGGAACAAGAAAAGCAACAACTGAGCGCAAAACTGGCGCAGCAGCACACTCAGCTGGCAACTTTAAACGAACAACACACAGTGCTCAGTGAAATTGTCAGTGCACTGCCAACCTCTATCACCGAACAAACAGACTCTCCGACTTCTTTACCAGATAGTACACCGCAGGCGGAAACACAGCCCGCGATCAGTGACCTCGGTGACAGTCATGAATTTGAGGAACAAAGCACAGAGCTGAATGATGCTCAGGCTGCATTACTTACCACCTTACAGGCCGTTATTTCGGCGCGTCACAATCAGTTGATGGCCGGGTTTAATGAAGCAGGCCTGACACTGTCAACCGAAAGCAACTCCGCTCAGGGTGGTCCATATCACCAGGTTGATGCAACGCTGCTAAATGACAGCTATACCCAGCTTATCGATGACTCGGTGCAACTCAATCAGCTGGAAAACTTACTACACTCCACGCCAAAAATGATGCCCGTAGCGCACGACAAGTATTATATTTCCAGCGCCTTTGGCTTTCGCAAAGACCCCATCACAGGCCGCCGTGCCTATCATAAAGGGGTGGATATGGCAGGCTGGCACAAAACTCAAATCATTGCTCCGGCTGATGGTGTGGTCAAAAAAGCTGGCAAAAATGGCGGTTATGGTAAGTTTATTGAGATTCAACATGCCAATGGCATAGTGACCCGCTATGGTCATTTGCACACCATCAAAGTGAAAAAAGGCCAAACGGTTAAGCAATCAGATGTAATTGCCCTGATGGGTAGCACAGGTCGTAGTACCAGTACACACTTGCATTATGAGGTGTTACAGGATAAAAAGCATATAAACCCTGTAAAACTGGCAAGAGTGCTCAAACGTGTTCAATAA